A stretch of the Lactuca sativa cultivar Salinas chromosome 9, Lsat_Salinas_v11, whole genome shotgun sequence genome encodes the following:
- the LOC111881309 gene encoding transcription factor PIF1, whose translation MNHCVPDFEVDEDYLLPASSSLKRHKKSAMGDEDIMELLWQNGQVVMQSQSQRSVVGNKKSETMPSAATREIRSGVIEEEPTPCNLFMQEDEMVSWLHYPNDDNSLDLYLHNNEIMYPVLPSSAPVTTASTSLPPPPPVVTIPSSRPPIPPLKRVEEEPSQPKFANFLHFSRPSKGNLTGSAPSSSNKISQATVVESNNRSAAEALQSRASHVTESAAFVSGANVECRSFGGAAGTSIAGQEPETCDLSESSSPVTGGSGASASVEPSSRKPPPATDNRKRKGRDTDDTECYSEDAEFEYHDTKKQSRGSNMSTKRSRAAEVHNLSERRRRDRINEKMKALQELIPRCNKSDKASMLDEAIEYLKSLQMQVQMMSMGYNMVPMMFPGVQRYMPTMAPMGMGMGMGMGIGMGMDQAQVGMNRPMIPCPTMQPNHQGAAAAAGVHVGGPRFPVPPRGFQMPQQVPVPVMGPAAARSSQMANVNPIMNSFPPNQPRFPFPVDPYQQYIGLPQTQLPQPPQNLTCTPNSNKDVREPSRQ comes from the exons ATGAATCATTGTGTTCCTGATTTTGAAGTGGACGAAGATTACTTGCTTCCGGCTTCTTCAAGTTTGAAAAGGCACAAGAAATCAGCAAT GGGCGATGAAGATATAATGGAGTTACTATGGCAAAACGGTCAGGTCGTAATGCAGAGCCAAAGCCAGAGATCCGTCGTCGGCAACAAAAAGTCGGAAACGATGCCGTCTGCCGCCACTCGAGAGATCAGATCCGGTGTTATCGAGGAAGAACCGACGCCGTGCAATCTGTTCATGCAAGAAGACGAGATGGTCTCTTGGCTTCATTACCCAAACGATGACAACTCTTTAGACCTCTACCTTCATAATAACGAGATCATGTATCCTGTTCTTCCTTCGTCGGCTCCGGTCACCACCGCGTCTACCTCCTTACCACCGCCGCCACCGGTAGTTACTATTCCATCATCTCGGCCTCCGATTCCTCCCTTGAAGCGCGTGGAAGAGGAACCAAGCCAACCTAAGTTTGCAAATTTCTTGCATTTCTCGAGGCCTAGTAAAGGAAATTTAACCGGATCAGCTCCATCGAGTTCGAACAAGATATCGCAGGCGACGGTTGTGGAGTCAAACAATCGGTCGGCGGCTGAAGCTCTCCAATCTAGGGCTTCACACGTAACGGAGAGTGCCGCGTTTGTCTCCGGCGCGAACGTAGAGTGCCGCAGTTTTGGTGGTGCAGCAGGTACATCGATCGCCGGACAGGAACCAGAGACGTGTGATCTCAGCGAGTCCTCATCTCCGGTTACAGGCGGCTCAGGAGCAAGTGCGAGCGTGGAGCCGTCGTCTCGGAAGCCACCGCCGGCGACGGATAATCGGAAACGCAAGGGCAGAGACACTGACGACACAGAATGCTACAGCGAG gATGCCGAGTTTGAGTATCATGATACAAAGAAGCAGTCACGTGGATCAAATATGTCTACCAAGAGGTCACGTGCTGCGGAAGTACACAATCTCTCAGAAAGG AGACGTCGAGATAGAATTAATGAAAAGATGAAGGCCTTGCAAGAACTAATACCCCGCTGCAACAAG TCTGATAAAGCTTCAATGTTGGATGAGGCCATCGAGTATCTGAAATCACTTCAAATGCAAGTGCAG ATGATGTCGATGGGATACAACATGGTTCCAATGATGTTCCCAGGTGTGCAGCGATACATGCCAACAATGGCCCCCATGGGAATGGGAATGGGAATGGGAATGGGAATCGGAATGGGAATGGATCAAGCCCAAGTCGGAATGAACCGCCCCATGATTCCATGTCCAACAATgcaaccaaatcatcaaggtgcagcagcagcagcaggggttcATGTGGGTGGTCCACGTTTTCCAGTTCCACCACGAGGGTTTCAAATGCCACAGCAGGTCCCTGTCCCTGTCATGGGTCCCGCAGCTGCAAGATCAAGTCAAATGGCTAACGTTAACCCCATCATGAACTCATTTCCTCCAAACCAACCACGCTTTCCATTCCCTGTAGATCCATATCAACAGTACATCGGTCTCCCCCAAACACAATTACCACAACCTCCTCAG AATCTTACATGCACGCCAAACAGCAACAAAGATGTTAGGGAGCCGAGCCGTCAGTGA